One genomic segment of Ctenopharyngodon idella isolate HZGC_01 chromosome 7, HZGC01, whole genome shotgun sequence includes these proteins:
- the LOC127515629 gene encoding kelch-like protein 33 encodes CKSIELLNIEFSVLWNSFTHPLDQALSGHASTVWGGEIFISGGFNCKYQCLLSMFLYHPVRGTTYLADMTHDRAQHCMESMRNHFYVAGGVCNLRKYYTNQLVCEMYDPMHDTWTVFTPLPIPHVGAASAVLEERMYILGGYCQEDYSEARLTHRYDPVTQRWDSMGKMPGPVTDVRACLLHLPDHIRK; translated from the coding sequence TGTAAGAGTATAGAGCTATTAAATATTGAGTTTTCTGTCCTATGGAACAGCTTCACCCATCCTTTGGACCAGGCCTTAAGTGGTCATGCTTCCACTGTCTGGGGAGGTGAAATCTTCATCTCTGGAGGCTTCAACTGCAAGTACCAATGCCTGCTGTCGATGTTTCTCTACCACCCAGTGAGAGGAACCACATACCTCGCTGACATGACCCATGATCGGGCCCAGCACTGCATGGAGAGCATGAGAAACCATTTCTACGTAGCTGGCGGGGTGTGCAACCTCCGTAAGTACTATACCAACCAGCTGGTCTGCGAGATGTACGACCCCATGCACGACACCTGGACGGTGTTCACTCCTCTTCCCATTCCCCACGTCGGTGCGGCCTCTGCTGTTCTAGAGGAGAGGATGTATATTCTAGGCGGTTATTGCCAGGAGGACTATAGCGAGGCAAGGCTCACGCATCGCTATGACCCTGTGACTCAGAGATGGGACAGCATGGGAAAGATGCCCGGTCCTGTCACAGACGTGCGCGCATGCCTCCTTCATCTTCCTGATCAcatcagaaaatga
- the LOC127516812 gene encoding uncharacterized protein LOC127516812 → MEFTRKYLPMEWEERWRREKERRKRMIEEGGEKFEEENKKLKWIMSYNDSRIGMKERAVSDNMEEDELLQSYHRQSYPSEIFQTLGEMKMENLLTDLILNTEDGLSFHVHSLVLAAVSSLIQQKLQEKEGNEKEISLRLCPEVHGSGLAAVVEFAYTGAISNLNKDNMLQIQTAALSLGAPRVLELSKEEEDGSNKEEKLREISAEKQKKVGLQSMKDLWTKRVGCDVELVAEGTVFHGKTPRDTVTSKI, encoded by the coding sequence ATGgaatttacaagaaaatatctgCCCATGGAATGGGAGGAACGCtggaggagagagaaagagcgcAGGAAAAGGATGATAGAAGAAGGAGGAGAGAAGTTTGAGGAAGAGAACAAGAAGCTAAAATGGATCATGTCCTACAATGACAGCAGGATAGGAATGAAAGAGAGGGCAGTGAGTGATAATATGGAGGAAGATGAACTGCTGCAAAGTTATCATAGACAAAGTTACCCAAGCGAAATCTTCCAGACTCTGGGGGAGATGAAGATGGAGAACCTCCTCACAGATCTGATTCTGAACACAGAGGATGGGCTGAGCTTCCATGTTCACTCGCTTGTCTTGGCTGCAGTGAGCTCCCTCATCCAGCAAAAGCTCCAGGAGAAAGAGGGAAATGAGAAGGAGATCTCGCTGAGACTGTGTCCTGAGGTTCACGGTTCGGGTTTGGCTGCAGTGGTGGAGTTTGCCTACACAGGAGCCATCAGCAATCTGAACAAAGACAACATGCTGCAGATTCAGACTGCGGCTCTTAGTCTGGGAGCTCCAAGAGTCCTGGAGCTCTCCAAAGAGGAGGAAGATGGAAGTAACAAGGAAGAAAAACTAAGAGAGATCTCAGCGGAAAAGCAAAAGAAAGTTGGCCTGCAGTCCATGAAGGACTTGTGGACCAAGAGAGTGGGATGTGATGTTGAACTGGTTGCAGAAGGAACAGTTTTCCATGGTAAGACCCCTAGAGACACAGTAACATCCAAAATATGA
- the cbln11 gene encoding cerebellin 11, which yields MALFQIFLISILSSCMAQDEDIMTPVVNIYTELKELKASINGLTTDLNAAKNELEEQKSLIQDLQKQIKESPRVAFTASMSATESTSRGPFSTETKLIFDKVLTNVGDAYNPVTGVFTAPVKGVYYFRYSGSAFSSHDMGLSIFKGTARFVSSYEYNSGERNDQMSNGAVMELNVGEEVHVRLWIRCWIFVDRRYNYSTFTGYLLYPQDSASV from the exons ATGGCTTTATTTCAGATCTTCTTAATCTCGATACTAAGTTCCTGCATGGCACAGGATGAGGATATTATGACTCCTGTTGTGAATATATACACTGAGTTGAAAGAGCTTAAAGCTTCTATTAATGGACTGACAACGGATCTGAATGCTGCTAAAAATGAACTAGAAGAGCAGAAAAGCTTGATTCAGGACCTGCAGAAACAGATCAAGG AGAGTCCAAGAGTGGCATTCACTGCATCCATGTCAGCAACAGAGAGTACAAGCCGAGGGCCTTTCAGTACAGAGAccaaactcatctttgataaaGTCCTAACCAACGTTGGCGACGCATACAACCCTGTCACAG GAGTCTTCACAGCACCTGTTAAAGGTGTTTATTACTTCAGGTACTCAGGCTCCGCCTTTTCCTCCCATGATATGGGTCTGAGCATCTTTAAAGGCACGGCGCGATTTGTGTCTTCATACGAATATAATTCTGGGGAGCGCAACGACCAAATGTCCAATGGAGCCGTGATGGAGCTGAATGTTGGAGAGGAGGTTCACGTGAGGCTGTGGATCAGATGCTGGATCTTTGTGGATCGACGGTACAACTATTCCACTTTCACAGGCTACCTGCTTTACCCACAGGATTCTGCTTCTGTATAA
- the LOC127515630 gene encoding kelch-like protein 33 — MLVVDKVVSLKHSILCLHEAHRVLLAASSDYFRGMFTSGMKESHQESVSLLLIGAAELEALLHCAYSGTLVLGWGCVFELTCTSLQFQFQPAISLCLKFLEQEMDVHNCLDVASFAEAYGMAELMEQAEDFVLRHFQEVSATPKFQDLPAEKLLAFLRCDALSTPSELAVFRAVVAWVEADPAERLPQAEELMRAVRFPFMTFREFQEVRAVNLSMECSGEVEVELYKSALKEFGFGISDRIVQQRVRHPKDTLVLVGGDQLNPDMDQRLPSKQLWFANSLRSGTGLVKEIEWRMLGEMPDQARFRHGVGVHNGQLYVAGGCYFYAKYDVMKSVYR; from the exons ATGCtagt TGTTGATAAAGTAGTATCTTTAAAACACTCAATTCTTTGCCTTCATGAAGCTCACAGGGTGCTACTGGCAGCCAGCAGTGACTACTTCAGAGGCATGTTTACCAGTGGTATGAAGGAGAGCCATCAGGAGTCTGTGTCTCTGCTGTTAATCGGAGCCGCTGAGCTTGAGGCCCTCCTGCACTGCGCCTACAGCGGCACTCTGGTGCTCGGATGGGGCTGTGTGTTTGAACTCACCTGTACTTCCCTCCAGTTTCAGTTTCAGCCTGCAATCTCACTCTGCCTGAAGTTCCTGGAGCAAGAAATGGATGTCCACAACTGCCTGGACGTGGCATCTTTCGCAGAGGCCTACGGGATGGCTGAGCTAATGGAGCAGGCTGAGGATTTTGTCCTGAGACACTTCCAAGAAGTATCTGCCACCCCAAAGTTTCAGGACCTCCCGGCCGAGAAGCTTCTGGCGTTCCTCCGATGCGATGCGCTGTCCACTCCATCGGAGCTGGCTGTTTTCCGAGCGGTCGTCGCTTGGGTGGAGGCAGATCCTGCGGAACGGCTCCCGCAGGCCGAAGAGCTAATGCGAGCAGTGCGTTTTCCATTCATGACCTTCAGAGAATTTCAAGAAGTTCGCGCTGTAAACCTGAGCATGGAATGCAGTGGAGAAGTCGAGGTTGAACTCTACAAATCAGCGTTAAAGGAGTTTGGATTTGGCATCTCTGACCGCATAGTGCAGCAACGTGTACGTCACCCCAAAGATACACTGGTTTTGGTCGGAGGCGATCAGCTGAATCCAGACATGGATCAACGACTTCCCAGCAAGCAGCTCTGGTTTGCTAACTCTCTGAGAAGTGGAACAGGCCTTGTGAAGGAGATAGAGTGGAGAATGCTGGGAGAAATGCCAGATCAGGCCAGATTTAGACATGGTGTTGGGGTCCATAATGGTCAACTATATGTAGCAGGAGGTTGCTACTTTTACGCAAAGTATGATGTCATGAAATCTGTTTACAGGTAA
- the LOC127516149 gene encoding solute carrier family 12 member 3-like has translation MVKFIDSIRNLIPGLRRPDNNVPPQGVTVDMGEVDYGKEKDKTKMSFYNPLDPVPKYEFYAKDTFSGRIKSSRPSLDVLRNPPDPDDLPPPPEDDGRPKVKLVRFGWVLGVMIRCMLNIWGVIMYLRLPWITSQAGLILTYVIIFMSVTVTTLTATSVSAISTNGKIYSGGTYFMISRSLGPELGAPIGLLFAFANALACALHTVGFSETVRDLLKDYKSQMVDDVNDVRIIGAVTVAILLCITFAGMSWEAKAQILFFIAIMLSLINYFVGTVIPPSQDKQAAGFFGYRAEIFVDNLLPSFRGKDGYFFRMFAIFFPAATGILSGVNICGDLKDPTGGIPKGTLLAILWTTLSYLLISITCAATVVRDASGSLNDSLALSNYTTHCSGLGCKFGYNFDRCEQNRTCTSGLANNFRILTTVSGSGILITIGVFAATLSSALGFLVSAPKVFQCLCKDNIYPFIGFFAKGYGKNNEPLRGYCLTFLIAMAFILIGDLNTIAPLISNFFLCSYGLINFSCFHASITKSPGWRPQYRFYSPWASLFAACLSFALMFLFTWWAALVTSIIVLFLLGYVSYTKPQINWGSSYQASFYNMALSFSMSLTGVNDHVKNFRPQCLVLTGPPFARPALVDFVGTFTKNVSLMICGNIIMEDEKSSFPQHSTDMLVDWLNQRKVRSFYTSFNADCLKDGAHNLMQASGLGKLKPNTLVMGYKANWQECKPESLQDYVNTISTAFDCSYGLAILKMMDGLDVTDTLQSSAGRLSAIENPAFDADEVPQSEKDETDGNSDISDDGANDQVRSVFQTKQGRKTIDIYWISDDGGLTLLVPYLLTRRNRWKKCKIRVYILGDKETMQEDRKDMKMLLKRFRLEFEDIVIITDVDKAPLPKNMQRYEETIAPFVLSGEQTGGDVQELKRLSPWKVSDKDLEAIKPKVERTVRLNEIIKKNSVPAALVVISLPVPDVNCPSSLYMAWLEALSYGIHCPVLLIRGNQENVMTFYCQ, from the exons ATGGTCAAGTTTATTGATAGCATCAGAAACTTAATCCCAGGCCTGCGCCGCCCGGACAACAATGTCCCGCCTCAAGGTGTTACCGTTGATATGGGAGAGGTTGATTATGGGAAGGAGAAGGACAAGACAAAAATGTCGTTCTACAATCCGCTTGACCCAGTGCCAAAATATGAATTTTACGCCAAAGACACATTCTCTGGACGTATAAAAAGTAGCAGACCGTCACTGGATGTTCTGCGCAATCCA CCAGACCCTGATGATCTTCCTCCACCACCAGAGGATGATGGACGGCCCAAAGTCAAGCTCGTTCGCTTTGGATGGGTTCTGGGAGTCATG ATTCGCTGTATGTTGAACATCTGGGGAGTCATTATGTACCTGCGGCTGCCATGGATCACGTCTCAAGCTGGACTCA TTCTGACCTACGTCATTATCTTCATGTCTGTCACTGTCACAACACTCACGGCAACGTCAGTGTCTGCAATCTCCACCAACGGGAAGATCTATTCTG GTGGCACGTACTTCATGATCTCTCGAAGTCTGGGTCCGGAGCTTGGAGCGCCCATCGGTTTGCTCTTTGCGTTCGCCAACGCTCTCGCCTGTGCGCTCCACACAGTGGGGTTTTCTGAAACTGTCAGAGATCTTCTGAAA GACTATAAATCTCAGATGGTGGATGATGTCAATGACGTGAGGATCATTGGTGCAGTTACTGTTGCCATCCTCCTCTGCATCACATTCGCCGGCATGAGTTGGGAGGCGAAG GCTCAGATCCTGTTCTTCATCGCAATCATGCTctcattaataaattattttgttggGACGGTCATTCCCCCCTCTCAAGATAAGCAAGCTGCAGGGTTTTTCGGCTACCGTG CTGAGATTTTCGTGGATAACTTGCTACCTTCCTTCCGAGGTAAAGATGGATATTTCTTCAGGATGTTTGCCATCTTTTTCCCTGCTGCCACAGGAATTCTGTCTGGTGTCAACATCTGTGGAGATCTCAAG GATCCAACTGGTGGGATTCCTAAAGGGACCCTGCTGGCCATATTGTGGACCACCTTGAGCTATTTATTGATTTCAATCACATGTG CTGCAACTGTTGTAAGAGACGCTTCTGGAAGTTTGAACGATAGTTTAGCACTATCGAATTATACGACCCACTGCAGCGGTCTGGGCTGTAAATTCGGCTATAATTTTGACCGATGTGAACAGAACCGCACATGTACCTCTGGACTGGCAAACAACTTCCGG attCTTACCACTGTTTCAGGATCTGGCATTTTGATCACCATTGGGGTCTTTGCCGCCACCTTGTCGTCAGCGCTGGGTTTCTTGGTGTCTGCACCCAAAGTTTTCCAG TGTTTGTGTAAGGATAACATCTACCCCTTCATTGGCTTCTTCGCAAAAGGTTACGGGAAAAACAACGAGCCTCTACGTGGCTACTGTCTCACGTTCCTCATTGCTATGGCTTTCATCCTCATCG GTGATCTGAACACAATCGCTCCTCTGATCTCCAACTTCTTCCTCTGCTCTTACGGCCTCATTAACTTCAGCTGCTTCCATGCGTCGATCACCAAGTCACCTG GCTGGCGGCCGCAGTACCGTTTCTACAGTCCGTGGGCGTCTCTGTTTGCTGCTTGCTTGTCTTTCGCCCTCATGTTTCTGTTCACATGGTGGGCCGCTCTTGTCACGTCCATTATCGTCCTCTTCCTCTTAGGATATGTTTCCTATACAAAGCCTC AGATTAACTGGGGCTCGTCTTATCAGGCCAGTTTCTACAATATGGCTTTGTCCTTCTCGATGTCTCTTACTGGTGTGAATGATCACGTCAAAAACTTCAG GCCTCAGTGTCTCGTTCTGACCGGCCCTCCATTCGCTCGTCCTGCCCTGGTGGATTTTGTGGGCACTTTCACCAAAAACGTCAGTCTGATGATCTGTGGAAACATTATCATG GAGGACGAGAAGTCTAGTTTTCCTCAGCACAGCACCGATATGTTGGTGGACTGGCTGAATCAGAGGAAGGTTCGTTCTTTCTACACGTCCTTCAACGCCGACTGTCTGAAAGATGGCGCACACAATCTCATGCAG GCTTCAGGTCTCGGTAAACTGAAGCCGAACACCCTCGTTATGGGATACAAGGCGAACTGGCAGGAATGTAAACCTGAGAGCCTACAGGACTACGTCAACACCATCAG CACTGCTTTTGACTGCAGCTACGGCCTTGCAATTCTgaaaatgatggatggattggatgTTACGGATACTTTGCAGAGTTCAG CAGGCAGATTATCGGCAATTGAGAATCCGGCATTCGACGCAGACGAAGTTCCGCAATCCGAAAAAGACGAGACCGATGGGAATTCAg ATATTTCTGATGATGGTGCGAATGATCAGGTTAGATCTGTGTTTCAGACGAAACAGGGCAGGAAGACTATCGACATCTACTGGATCTCTGATGATGGAG GTCTGACTCTTTTAGTGCCATATTTGTTGACCAGAAGAAACCGCTGGAAAAAGTGCAAAATCAGAGTTTATATCTTAGGAGACAAGGAGACCATGCAGGAAGACCGTAAAGA cATGAAGATGCTGTTGAAGAGATTCCGGCTGGAGTTTGAGGACATTGTCATCATAACAGATGTGGATAAAGCTCCTCTGCCTAAAAA TATGCAGCGGTACGAGGAAACCATTGCCCCCTTCGTGCTGAGTGGGGAACAGACTGGAGGAGACGTACAGGAGCTCAAGAGACTTAGTCCATGGAAAGTTTCCGACAAAGACCTGGAGGCCATAAAACCcaag gtgGAGAGGACTGTGAGACTAAACGAGATCATCAAGAAGAACTCCGTCCCCGCAGCTCTGGTTGTAAT TTCTCTTCCAGTCCCTGATGTCAACTGTCCCAGTTCTCTCTATATGGCCTGGCTGGAAGCGCTGAGCTACGGCATCCACTGTCCCGTCTTGCTCATACGAGGAAACCAAGAGAACGTCATGACCTTCTACTGCCAGTAA